A window of the Hyalangium minutum genome harbors these coding sequences:
- a CDS encoding TonB family protein produces the protein MFASVLDAHAYQAELRARLLRVVPLVLALHVLAVGLFSRDRREPERAPVRPEAHDMPVLRLMAARPVSVLAAAAVPAQAVTQRRMARKVRSLLNPAPLAAPVPKAEEPPPAPAETPEGDDTPSAPSGGSEAEGGVALTGVALSTGEGMGAGEGTGGVPGGMLPSGPPAPPPLTPEEREAWVERYMEALIRDRFERVRYPHLAAAAGITGEVLLRVSINSQGRLLKLELLGRCPHPVLCDSAEETVRSAEPFPPPPPELGSPCFLELPFRYRLH, from the coding sequence GTGTTCGCCTCTGTCCTCGATGCCCATGCATACCAGGCCGAGCTTCGCGCTCGGCTTCTGCGCGTGGTGCCGCTCGTCCTCGCCCTCCACGTCCTGGCCGTCGGGCTCTTCTCTCGGGACCGGCGGGAGCCGGAGCGCGCTCCCGTTCGGCCGGAGGCGCATGACATGCCTGTGCTTCGGCTCATGGCGGCTCGGCCTGTGTCCGTGTTGGCCGCGGCGGCCGTCCCCGCGCAGGCCGTCACACAGCGGAGGATGGCTCGCAAGGTCCGTTCCCTCCTGAATCCCGCGCCGCTGGCCGCACCTGTGCCCAAGGCCGAAGAGCCGCCCCCTGCTCCCGCGGAGACTCCCGAGGGAGATGACACTCCCTCTGCCCCAAGCGGTGGCTCCGAGGCCGAAGGCGGAGTCGCTCTCACGGGCGTTGCGCTGAGCACAGGGGAGGGGATGGGGGCGGGTGAGGGTACGGGGGGCGTCCCAGGAGGAATGCTCCCCAGCGGCCCACCGGCGCCGCCACCCCTCACGCCCGAGGAGCGGGAGGCGTGGGTGGAGCGCTACATGGAGGCGCTCATTCGGGATCGGTTCGAGCGCGTGCGCTATCCCCACCTGGCGGCCGCAGCGGGCATCACGGGAGAGGTGCTGCTCCGCGTGTCCATCAACTCCCAGGGGCGGCTGCTGAAGCTGGAGCTGCTCGGCCGCTGCCCACATCCGGTGCTGTGCGACTCCGCAGAGGAGACGGTGCGCAGCGCCGAGCCGTTTCCTCCACCGCCTCCGGAGTTGGGCAGTCCCTGTTTCCTGGAGTTGCCGTTCCGTTACCGGCTCCACTGA
- a CDS encoding family 2 encapsulin nanocompartment cargo protein terpene cyclase: MAQSHAKQPFKLPDFYVPWPARLNPNLEGARTHSKAWAREMGIIDPPKDSGIPHIWSEAKFDAMDYALLCAYTHPECPGPELDLITDWYVWVFYFDDHFLELYKKTRDRVNSKKYLDGLPAFMPVDMSPPPEPKNPVERGLIDLWARTVPTKSLEWRKRFFESTKALLEESTWELSNISEQRVSNPIEYIEMRRKVGGAPWSADLVEHAVFVEVPDRVAASRPMKVLKDTFSDGVHLRNDLFSYERELEEGELANCVLVLEKFLGVETQRAADLTNEILTSRLHQFENTVVTELPSLFAEFGLNPVEQAQVLTYVRGLQDWQSGGHEWHMRSSRYMNKEAGAGGGNVLGLSGLGISGARIPVTPGALGLQRIKQYTHVPCRPVGPSVLPKFYMPYTTHVNPHLDAARRNSKDWARRMGMLETLPGHPGVFIWDDHKFDVADVALCGALIHPAANGPQLDLSACWLVWGTYADDYFPALYGNTRDMAGAKVFNARLVQFMPEDPKAQTAVPLNPVELGLADLWTRTAGPLSEFARRGFRKAIMDMTESWLWELANQSQNRVPDPVDYVEMRRKTFGSDLTMSLARLTQDVGIPPAIFKTRPMQGLENSAADYACFTNDVFSYQKEIEFEGEVHNMVLVVQRFLELDKAQAASVVNELMTARMRQFEHIVKTELPALIEDFKLDSPTQEQLHAYVEKLQQWMAGVLRWHQTVDRYKEFELINSRLAGRTFSAPKGLGTSAARIASLFTHP; the protein is encoded by the coding sequence ATGGCCCAGTCTCACGCCAAGCAGCCCTTCAAGCTCCCTGACTTCTACGTTCCCTGGCCGGCCCGCCTGAACCCGAACCTCGAAGGAGCCCGCACGCACTCCAAGGCGTGGGCTCGCGAGATGGGGATCATCGATCCGCCCAAGGACAGCGGCATCCCCCACATCTGGAGCGAGGCCAAGTTCGACGCGATGGATTACGCGCTGCTCTGTGCGTACACCCATCCCGAGTGCCCGGGCCCCGAGCTGGATCTGATCACCGACTGGTACGTCTGGGTCTTCTACTTCGACGACCACTTCCTCGAGCTCTACAAGAAGACGCGAGATCGGGTGAACTCGAAGAAGTACCTCGACGGGCTGCCCGCGTTCATGCCGGTGGACATGTCTCCCCCGCCGGAGCCCAAGAACCCGGTGGAGCGGGGCCTGATCGACCTATGGGCGCGCACTGTCCCCACCAAGTCCCTGGAGTGGCGCAAGCGCTTCTTCGAGAGCACCAAGGCCCTGCTCGAAGAGTCCACCTGGGAGCTGTCCAACATCAGCGAGCAGCGCGTCTCCAACCCCATCGAGTACATCGAGATGCGCCGCAAGGTGGGCGGAGCGCCCTGGTCGGCGGACCTCGTGGAGCACGCTGTCTTCGTGGAGGTGCCCGACCGGGTCGCCGCCTCGCGGCCCATGAAGGTGCTCAAGGACACGTTCTCCGACGGCGTGCACCTGCGCAATGACCTGTTCTCCTACGAGCGGGAGCTGGAGGAGGGTGAGCTCGCCAACTGCGTCCTGGTGCTCGAGAAGTTCCTGGGCGTGGAGACGCAGCGTGCCGCGGACCTGACCAACGAGATCCTCACCTCGCGGCTCCACCAGTTCGAGAACACCGTGGTGACGGAGCTGCCCTCGCTCTTCGCGGAGTTCGGGCTGAACCCGGTCGAGCAGGCGCAGGTGCTCACCTACGTCCGGGGCCTTCAGGACTGGCAGTCCGGCGGCCACGAGTGGCACATGCGCTCGAGCCGCTACATGAACAAGGAGGCCGGTGCGGGCGGAGGGAATGTCCTGGGCCTCTCGGGCCTTGGCATCTCCGGGGCGCGCATCCCCGTCACTCCGGGCGCCCTGGGACTGCAACGCATCAAGCAGTACACGCACGTGCCCTGCCGGCCCGTGGGCCCGTCGGTCCTGCCCAAGTTCTACATGCCGTACACGACGCACGTGAACCCCCACCTGGACGCCGCACGTCGGAACTCCAAGGACTGGGCGCGGCGGATGGGCATGCTGGAGACGCTGCCGGGCCACCCGGGCGTCTTCATCTGGGACGATCACAAGTTCGACGTGGCGGACGTGGCCCTATGTGGTGCGTTGATCCACCCGGCCGCCAACGGTCCCCAGCTCGACCTGAGCGCCTGCTGGCTGGTCTGGGGCACCTACGCGGACGACTACTTCCCGGCGCTGTACGGAAACACCCGCGACATGGCGGGGGCGAAGGTGTTCAACGCCCGGCTCGTGCAGTTCATGCCGGAAGATCCCAAGGCCCAGACCGCGGTTCCCCTCAACCCAGTGGAGCTGGGCCTGGCGGATCTGTGGACGCGCACGGCCGGCCCGCTGTCCGAGTTCGCGCGGAGAGGGTTCCGCAAGGCCATCATGGACATGACGGAGAGCTGGCTGTGGGAGCTCGCCAACCAGAGCCAGAACCGCGTGCCGGATCCGGTGGACTACGTGGAGATGCGCCGGAAGACGTTCGGCTCGGATCTCACGATGAGCTTGGCGCGGCTGACCCAGGATGTAGGCATTCCTCCGGCGATCTTCAAGACCCGGCCCATGCAGGGGCTCGAGAACTCCGCCGCTGACTACGCCTGCTTCACGAATGACGTCTTCTCCTACCAGAAGGAGATCGAGTTCGAGGGCGAGGTCCACAACATGGTGCTGGTCGTCCAGCGCTTCCTGGAACTGGACAAGGCGCAGGCGGCCTCGGTGGTCAACGAGCTGATGACCGCGCGCATGCGCCAGTTCGAGCACATCGTCAAAACCGAGCTGCCGGCCCTCATCGAGGACTTCAAACTGGACAGCCCCACGCAAGAGCAACTGCACGCCTACGTCGAGAAGCTCCAGCAGTGGATGGCGGGCGTGCTCCGGTGGCACCAGACGGTGGACCGGTACAAGGAGTTCGAGCTGATCAACAGCCGTCTCGCGGGGCGGACGTTCTCGGCTCCGAAGGGGTTGGGCACTTCGGCGGCGCGCATCGCGTCGCTGTTCACCCACCCGTAG
- a CDS encoding family 2B encapsulin nanocompartment shell protein: protein MANPVKPSEESEKQQLSLGTEAARQLATTTKSVPQMQGISSRWLLKLLPWVQVSGGTYRVNRRLTYAVGDGRVTFTSTGAKVQVIPQELCELPLLRGFEDTAVLQALAERFVQKEYKAGEVITEKGKEADLICLIAHGKVNKIGAGKYGDETVMDVLADGDHYSYEALLESQDYWQFTVKALTPATVLVLKQDAFEAVVAQAPSLQKHITDFKARLKKKQDTSGQAAIELAAGHKGEPVLPGTYVDYETSPREYELSVAQTVLQIHSRVADLFNDPMNQTEQQLRLTVEALKERKEHELVNNREFGLLHNADLKQRIHTRGGPPTPDDMDELLATVWKDPSFFLAHPRTIAAFGQECSRRGIYPTSVDVSGNMVPAWRGIPIFPCNKIPISESRTSSIMLMRTGEKNQGVVGLHQAGIPDEIEPSMNVRFMGINEKAVISYLVTSYFSSAVLVPDALGILESVEIGRS from the coding sequence ATGGCGAATCCTGTGAAGCCGAGTGAGGAGTCCGAGAAGCAGCAGCTGAGCCTTGGGACGGAGGCGGCGCGCCAGCTGGCGACGACGACCAAGTCCGTTCCGCAGATGCAAGGCATCTCCTCGCGGTGGCTGCTGAAGCTGCTGCCTTGGGTGCAGGTGTCCGGCGGCACCTACCGCGTCAACCGCCGTCTGACCTATGCCGTCGGCGACGGCCGGGTGACGTTCACCAGCACGGGCGCGAAGGTACAGGTCATCCCGCAGGAGCTGTGCGAGCTGCCGCTGCTGCGCGGCTTCGAGGACACCGCGGTGCTGCAGGCCCTGGCCGAACGCTTCGTCCAGAAGGAGTACAAGGCCGGCGAGGTCATCACCGAGAAGGGCAAGGAGGCGGACCTGATCTGCCTGATCGCCCACGGCAAGGTGAACAAGATCGGCGCGGGCAAGTACGGCGACGAGACGGTGATGGATGTGCTCGCGGACGGCGACCACTACAGCTACGAGGCGCTGCTCGAGTCGCAGGACTACTGGCAGTTCACGGTCAAGGCGCTCACTCCGGCCACGGTGCTCGTCCTGAAGCAGGATGCCTTCGAGGCGGTGGTGGCTCAGGCCCCGTCGCTGCAGAAGCACATCACTGACTTCAAGGCCCGGCTGAAGAAGAAGCAGGACACGTCGGGCCAGGCCGCCATCGAGCTGGCCGCGGGCCACAAGGGCGAGCCCGTGCTGCCCGGCACCTACGTGGACTACGAGACGTCCCCGCGCGAGTACGAGCTGAGCGTCGCGCAGACGGTGCTGCAGATCCACTCGCGCGTGGCGGACCTGTTCAATGACCCCATGAACCAGACCGAGCAGCAGCTCCGTCTGACCGTGGAGGCGCTGAAGGAGCGCAAGGAGCACGAGCTCGTCAACAACCGCGAGTTCGGCCTGCTGCACAACGCGGACCTCAAGCAGCGCATCCACACCCGCGGCGGCCCGCCGACGCCGGACGACATGGACGAGCTGCTGGCCACCGTGTGGAAGGATCCGTCCTTCTTCCTGGCGCACCCGCGCACCATCGCGGCGTTCGGCCAGGAGTGCAGCCGCCGCGGCATCTACCCCACCAGCGTGGATGTGAGCGGCAACATGGTTCCCGCGTGGCGCGGCATCCCCATCTTCCCGTGCAACAAGATCCCCATCAGCGAGAGCCGCACCAGCTCCATCATGCTGATGCGCACGGGCGAGAAGAACCAGGGCGTCGTCGGCCTGCACCAGGCCGGCATCCCCGACGAGATCGAGCCCAGCATGAATGTCCGCTTCATGGGCATCAACGAGAAGGCCGTCATCTCCTACCTGGTGACGTCCTACTTCTCGTCGGCGGTGCTCGTGCCGGATGCGCTCGGCATCCTGGAGAGCGTCGAGATCGGCCGCAGCTAG